In Eubalaena glacialis isolate mEubGla1 chromosome 3, mEubGla1.1.hap2.+ XY, whole genome shotgun sequence, the following are encoded in one genomic region:
- the PALMD gene encoding palmdelphin, translated as MEEAELVKERLQAITDKRKIQEEISQKRLKIEEEKLKHQHLKKKALREKWLLDGISSGKEQEEMEKQNQQDQHQIQVLEQSILRLEKEIQDLEKAELQISTNEEAILKKLKSVERTTEDIIRSVKVEKEETSGESIEDIYANIPDLPKSYIPSRLRKERNEGIEDDEQNRKALYAMEIKVEKDLKTGESTVLSSIPLPSDDFKGTGIKVYDDGQKSVYAVSSNHSAAYNGTDGLAPVEVEELIRQASERNSKSPTEYHEPVYANPFCRPTTPQREKVTPGPNFQERVKIKANGLGNDVNRSTRNMDNGLSEESGNSFNHISPVRPIPQPRSMTQQAEKTPHTQQKRLMTPWEESDVMHDRYAPSPKAGLSPSEALVGKSERQRSSPTCQEDEEDIRYNIVHSLPSDMDEKEPVTMIFMGYQQAEDNEEEKNLLMGYDGVIHAELVVIDDEEEEGEGEAEKLSYHPIAPYSQVFQPAKPTPLPRKRSEVNPHENTNHKSPHKNSISLKEQEESLGSPVHHSPLDVQIAGDGTEDPSLTALRMRMAKLGKKVI; from the exons AAAAAGGCCTTGAGGGAGAAATGGCTTCTAGATGGAATCAGCAGTGGAAAAGAACAGGAAGAGATGGAGAAACAAAATCAACAAGACCAGCACCAGATCCAGGTTCTAGAACAAAGTATCCTCAG ACTTGAGAAAGAGATCCAAGATCTTGAAAAAGCTGAACTGCAAATCTCAACCAATGAAGAGGcaattttaaagaaactaaaatcaGTTGAGAGGACAACAGAAGACATAATACGG tcTGTGAAggtggaaaaggaagaaacatcAGGAG AGTCAATTGAAGACATCTATGCTAATATCCCTGACCTTCCAAAATCCTACATACCTTCCAGattaaggaaggaaagaaatgaaggaatagaagatgatgaacaaaatagaaaag CTTTGTATGCCATGGAAATCAAAGTTGAAAAAGACTTGAAGACCGGAGAAAGTACAGTCCTGTCTTCAATACCTCTCCCATCAGATGACTTTAAAGGTACAGGGATAAAAGTTTATGACGACGGGCAAAAGTCAGTGTATGCggtaagctctaatcacagtgcAGCATACAACGGCACCGACGGCCTGGCACCAGTTGAAGTAGAGGAACTTATAAGACAAGCTTCAGAGAGAAATTCTAAATCCCCAACAGAGTATCATGAGCCTGTATATGCCAATCCATTTTGCAGACCTACAACTCCACAGAGAGAGAAGGTAACTCCTGGACCAAACTTTCAAGAAAGGGTAAAGATTAAAGCTAATGGACTGGGTAATGATGTGAATAGATCCACACGCAACATGGACAATGGACTTTCAGAGGAGAGCGGCAACAGCTTCAATCACATCAGTCCCGTTCGGCCAATACCTCAACCCCGGTCAATGACTCAACAAGCAGAGAAGACACCCCACACCCAGCAGAAGAGGCTGATGACTCCTTGGGAAGAATCAGATGTAATGCACGACAGGTATGCTCCCTCTCCAAAGGCGGGACTGAGTCCCAGCGAAGCACTAGTTGGGAAGTCAGAACGCCAGCGTTCTTCACCTACTTGCCAGGAGGATGAGGAAGACATTCGATATAATATCGTTCATTCCCTGCCTTCTGACATGGATGAGAAAGAACCCGTGACGATGATTTTCATGGGTTATCAGCAGGCAGAAGAcaatgaggaagaaaagaatcTTCTGATGGGATATGACGGGGTCATCCATGCTGAGCTGGTTGTGattgatgatgaggaggaggagggtgaagGAGAAGCTGAGAAACTATCCTACCATCCCATAGCTCCCTACAGTCAGGTTTTCCAGCCTGCCAAACCAACACCACTTCCAAGAAAGAGATCAGAAGTTAATCCCCATGAAAACACAAACCATAAATCTCCCCACAAAAATTCCATATCCCTGAAGGAGCAAGAAGAAAGCTTAGGCAGCCCTGTCCACCATTCTCCACTTGACGTTCAGATAGCAGGAGATGGGACTGAGGATCCCTCCTTAACAG cCTTAAGGATGAGAATGGCAAAGTTGGGGAAAAAAGTTATCTGA